In Silene latifolia isolate original U9 population chromosome 3, ASM4854445v1, whole genome shotgun sequence, a single window of DNA contains:
- the LOC141647594 gene encoding uncharacterized protein At4g14342: MQASDRFNINSQLEHLQAKYVGTGHADMNRFEWAVNIQRDSYASYIGHYPMLAYFAIAENESIGRERYNFMQKMLLPCGLPPEREDD, translated from the exons ATGCAG GCCAGTGATAGATTTAACATCAATTCTCAACTTGAGCACCTCCAGGCAAAATATGTTGGGACTGGACATGCTGATATGAATAGATT TGAATGGGCAGTTAACATCCAACGTGATAGCTATGCTTCGTATATTGGACACTACCCTATGCTTGCATACTTTGCTATTGCCGAAAATGAATCAATAGGAAGGGAGCGATACAACTTTATGCAG AAAATGCTGCTGCCGTGTGGTCTACCTCCTGAAAGAGAAGATGACTGA
- the LOC141649002 gene encoding replication protein A 70 kDa DNA-binding subunit B-like, with protein sequence MSPPRIPLASVTDRTKNFTVVVKLEALLASRKSYRGDQTLQNLLFTDREGTEMPGVIFQEDIGDFKDILHEGHEYEIKNPFVKIIPEQFKFGNQNYQMQLKGDLLGIAIYVRSLRQAASTVTGNEYEARDIIIVDQVMRPVVVTAWRNLALEPVEKVARAIESLPVIHITRVKASRYRGGSWGTTKFSALRLNSTDAAAEDLRIWATNNIEAIQHVRHNFPANVFGESLSEPSASDESLETLVPISSLANQEANRTILVKGKITSITNPDNFIYNSCNTCRNSTTVESDSSEIQRRPVEVNIKIMLNDILKQLNLSTAEFGIHAVTEDEQKAYVQIKVLGAPSEMLKIIGSPSKLLGPSQQNCARKAIKFLQDLYKFDVLDFNYYDLQLIKHNYNTLRTEYYMVTGEALAPELELLSISADE encoded by the exons ATGAGTCCCCCAAGAATACCGCTTGCCTCAGTAACAGATCGTACGAAGAACTTTACTGTTGTTGTAAAACTTGAGGCCTTACTTGCATCAAGGAAATCATATCGTGGAGATCAGACACTTCAAAATTTACTGTTTACCGATAGAGAG GGAACGGAAATGCCCGGTGTAATATTTCAGGAAGATATTGGTGACTTTAAAGATATTTTACACGAAGGCCACGAATATGAAATTAAAAATCCTTTTGTCAAAATAATTCCTGAACAATTCAAATTCGGCAATCAAAATTACCAAATGCAATTAAAAGGAG ATTTATTAGGTATTGCAATTTATGTTCGATCCCTGAGACAAGCTGCAAGTACAGTAACCGGCAACGAATACGAGGCAAGAGATATTATAATCGTTGATCAAGT CATGAGACCAGTCGTGGTAACTGCGTGGCGTAACCTTGCTCTTGAGCCTGTTGAAAAAGTTGCACGCGCAATAGAATCACTACCCGTTATTCATATTACTCGTGTTAAGGCGTCCAGATATAGAG GTGGATCTTGGGGTACGACTAAATTCTCTGCTCTAAGATTAAACAGCACTGACGCAGCCGCAGAAGACCTACGCATCTG GGCAACAAACAACATAGAAGCGATTCAACATGTTCGTCATAATTTTCCAGCAAACGTTTTCGGAGAAAGTTTATCAGAGCCGAGTGCGTCAGACGAAAGCTTAGAAACGCTTGTGCCTATTAGCTCCCTTGCAAATCAAGAG GCAAACAGAACTATACTAGTGAAAGGAAAGATAACATCTATCACAAATCCCGATAATTTTATATACAACTCCTGCAATACGTGTAGAAATTCTACTACAGTCGAAAGCG ATTCATCAGAAATACAACGTCGTCCAGTTGAAGTTAACATAAAGATTATGTTAAATGATATACTAAAGCAACTTAACCTGTCTACTGCGGAATTTGGCATTCACGCAGTAACTGAAGACGAACAAAAAGCATACGTTCAAATAAAAGTCCTTGGCGCGCCTTCAGAAATGTTAAAAATTATCGGATCACCGTCGAAACTTTTAGGCCCATCTCAGCAAAACTGTGCGAGAAAAGCTATCAAATTTCTGCAGGATTTGTATAAGTTtgatgttttggattttaattaCTATGACCTACAACTGATTAAGCATAACTACAATACGTTGAGGACTGAATACTACATGGTCACCGGAGAGGCGCTAGCACCTGAACTTGAACTTCTTTCAATTTCAGCTGACGAATGA
- the LOC141649003 gene encoding ATP-dependent DNA helicase PIF1-like produces the protein MIRYQRTTHTIFLRNNIRYYSLLLQIFVAYWNQWARVSNTFDFGNLKLDNVYLCHSKTKEIEEELNIPVSSKDIQAVNMLNDEQQYAYEIIYRRVTENARGCFFLDGPGGTEKTFLYATLLANLRIKGIICVAVTSSGIAAANLAGGRIANYRFKIPLDIKQNQRSQISKQSSLAELIRACKLIIWDEVPMAKRQSIEYFESTLRDVCSNNLLFGGKIVVFGGDFRQVLPVIPKSTLQEALNSSFVMSSLWPKLEKLHLTVNMRDMRDPAFSDFVLRVGDGSPPYENGKDIKLPRPIVISETEENVLIDRLIAAVYPDIHLINANPSLMTGRAILTPKNDDTRAINSILVSRQQGEAFTYKSFDEAADVATE, from the coding sequence ATGATTCGCTATCAGAGGACTACGCATACAATTTTCCTACGCAACAACATAAGGTATTACAGCTTACTCTTGCAAATATTTGTTGCATACTGGAATCAATGGGCAAGAGTTTCAAAtacctttgattttggcaatcTGAAACTCGATAACGTTTATTTATGCCATTCAAAAACGAAAGAAATTGAGGAAGAGCTTAATATTCCAGTAAGTTCTAAAGACATACAAGCTGTAAACATGTTAAATGATGAACAACAATATGCTTATGAAATAATTTATAGACGCGTTACAGAAAATGCAAGAGGTTGTTTTTTCTTAGATGGACCAGGAGGCACAGAAAAAACTTTTTTGTACGCAACACTCCTTGCAAATCTCAGAATTAAAGGAATTATTTGTGTTGCTGTTACGAGTTCTGGTATTGCAGCTGCTAATCTCGCAGGTGGTAGAATTGCAAACTATCGATTCAAGATTCCTCTTGATATAAAACAAAACCAGCGTTCTCAAATCTCTAAACAAAGTTCTTTGGCAGAACTCATCCGTGCATGTAAGTTAATCATTTGGGATGAAGTCCCCATGGCCAAACGACAGTCAATTGAATACTTTGAAAGCACGCTGCGTGACGTTTGTTCAAACAACCTGTTGTTTGGTGGTAAAATAGTGGTATTTGGAGGAGATTTCCGCCAAGTTTTACCTGTTATACCTAAAAGTACATTACAGGAGGCGCTGAATTCAAGTTTTGTTATGTCTTCATTGTGGCCAAAACTTGAAAAGTTACATTTAACTGTAAATATGCGAGATATGCGTGATCCTGCTTTTAGCGACTTTGTTCTACGCGTCGGTGATGGTTCTCCTCCTTATGAAAATGGAAAAGATATCAAATTACCAAGACCGATTGTTATATCTGAAACAGAAGAAAATGTGCTAATTGATCGGCTCATTGCTGCAGTTTATCCTGATATACATCTTATTAATGCAAATCCATCGTTGATGACTGGAAGAGCAATACTGACTCCAAAAAATGATGATACACGAGCAATAAATTCTATATTAGTTTCTCGACAACAGGGCGAAGCATTTACCTACAAAAGCTTCGATGAGGCCGCAGATGTTGCAACGGAATAG
- the LOC141649004 gene encoding uncharacterized protein LOC141649004 produces the protein MNEIHPNVVPLQVHLPNIQTTLLYNKLPEFYVWHNRRKDKFWTCREKGFALGRLVYANPSEGERYYLRLLLYSIRGPKSFENLRSVNGVLCGSFREFAYKHGLLEADNSIEHCLEEVVRYQMPSLFRRLFTVSLKILD, from the exons ATGAATGAGATACATCCTAACGTTGTTCCTTTACAAGTACACTTGCCAAACATACAAACT ACGTTGTTATACAATAAGCTTCCAGAATTTTATGTTTGGCATAATCGAAGGAAGGACAAATTTTGGACTTGCCGAGAAAAAGGATTTGCCTTAGGCCGCTTGGTTTATGCAAATCCTTCTGAAGGAGAACGATATTACTTACGTCTTCTACTCTATAGCATTCGTGGGCCCAAGTCTTTTGAAAACCTTCGTTCAGTAAATGGTGTCCTTTGTGGTTCTTTTAGAGAGTTTGCGTATAAGCATGGTTTGCTTGAAGCAGACAACTCTATTGAACATTGCTTAGAGGAGGTTGTTAGATATCAGATGCCATCACTGTTTCGCAGATTATTTACTGTGAGCCTAAAAATCCTAGATTGA